From Anopheles darlingi chromosome 2, idAnoDarlMG_H_01, whole genome shotgun sequence, the proteins below share one genomic window:
- the LOC125948540 gene encoding clumping factor B, with protein sequence MPIQKKKVKKDKDKSEAKPAGANIKQEPEELKPLAEYIDDRLELIRQVFSCVKPKEINYLLPDFLQGKSNDIIKERCLDELLGISTKRLRSIINNTKCPTDTESDSENSDLEKIEEHISLDEISSDSDADGKRSGKSGGARDKRNKTNVENAKPADERNGGGDAKSEKEMTVLELLELQARARAIRSQLALEPVTKIEIDSEHEDEDARQADVDTDEETNRVTRKRASPKTVATGSVENGKQLKTENSTTEPQPRRVRLKRNFRVRQAGDDSDADEVSSNATDKLPTPAASEPEPCSEPKPAETVEQVAATTGSVEVQKESDEPKAPEKVTDEAEPDPNPAPVVVEKSPEVVIDGDTTATKEVSSTSTPVPGTSPVPVADSTSIPVPVEENAAVEDQSKQPTARDADRESSPEVIPVEASPETLCISSDSEEERLAKQRAAIFVDNIEELDRQAQETVTEPPEKPADEDDEPEEGEISEEEEEPPAPTVEESVAPESAPETQSSKDADGTVENPSDELIAADGKNVGEDIATSGNPETQPAPEETPAVAEVQLLSSGSDESDSESSGDSGSGSSGSSDSEADENEEKRQKSAEAAQKLDPTHDDADIVEIHDSGDEKLLMDDKPSEPENPEEKSWNSRWLKSNRVAKVMAASRLGNKVREKLKKKKQIQQAEQQQQQQQQPQPDTEGTDSTKQNPATESQQGESAVAEQPSNVEVGSVEHYRELVAQQETKD encoded by the exons ATGCCTAtccaaaagaagaaagtgaagaaagACAAGGATAAAAGTGAGGCCAAACCGGCGGGCGCCAACATCAAGCAGGAACCGGAGGAGTTGAAACCGCTGGCCGAGTACATCGACGACCGGCTGGAGCTTATCCGGCAGGTGTTTTCATGCGTGAAGCCGAAAGAGATCAACTATCTGCTCCCGGACTTTCTACAGGGAAAGTCCAACGATATCATTAAGGAACGGTGTCTGGATGAACTGCTCGGAATCTCGACGAAGCGCTTGCGCTcaatcatcaacaacaccaagTGTCCCACGGACACCGAATCCGACTCGGAGAATTCGGATCTAGAAAAGATCGAAG AACACATTTCACTGGATGAGAtttcttccgattccgatgcggATGGCAAGCGCTCCGGCAAGAGCGGAGGGGCAAGAGACAAGcgcaacaaaaccaacg TCGAAAACGCTAAACCAGCGGACGAgcgaaatggtggtggtgatgccaaGA GTGAAAAGGAAATGACAGTCCTCGAGTTGCTGGAGTTGCAAGCCCGGGCACGTGCCATTCGATCGCAGCTAGCCCTGGAACCGGTCACAAAGATAGAGATCGATTCCGAGCATGAGGATGAGGACGCGCGCCAGGCTGATGTTGACACGGACGAGGAAACGAATCGAGTGACACGCAAACGTGCTTCACCGAAAACGGTTGCTACCGGATCGGTAGAAAATGGGAAGCAActcaaaacggaaaactcaaCGACAGAGCCGCAACCACGGAGAGTCCGCTTGAAGAGAAATTTCCGCGTCCGGCAAGCAGGCGATGACAGCGATGCCGATGAGGTTTCCAGTAATGCCACCGATAAATTGCccacgccagcagcatcagaaccTGAGCCATGCTCAGAGCCAAAACCAGCGGAAACGGTTGAGCAGGTGGCTGCAACGACGGGATCTGTTGAGGTACAAAAAGAGTCAGATGAACCGAAAGCCCCAGAAAAAGTTACTGACGAAGCAGAACCAGATCCAAATCCTGCGCCTGTCGTTGTTGAAAAAAGTCCCGAAGTGGTTATTGATGGTGACACGACTGCGACGAAAGAGGTGTCTTCTACTTCGACCCCTGTTCCAGGTACGTCTCCAGTTCCTGTAGCGGATTCGACCTCAATTCCGGTTCCTGTAGAAGAAAATGCTGCCGTAGAAGATCAAAGCAAACAACCCACTGCCCGTGATGCGGATCGTGAGAGCTCTCCGGAGGTAATACCGGTCGAGGCAAGTCCGGAAACACTTTGCATTTCGTCCGATTCGGAAGAGGAGCGTTTGGCTAAGCAGCGAGCTGCAATATTCGTCGACAACATTGAGGAACTGGACCGACAAGCCCAAGAAACAGTGACGGAACCACCGGAGAAGCCGgccgatgaggatgatgaaccGGAAGAGGGAGAAAtttcagaagaagaagaagaaccaccTGCCCCGACGGTAGAGGAAAGCGTGGCCCCAGAAAGTGCGCCAGAAACACAGTCGTCCAAAGATGCGGATGGAACTGTAGAGAATCCTTCAGATGAGTTAATTGCAGCGGATGGTAAGAATGTAGGGGAAGATATCGCGACATCTGGCAATCCCGAGACCCAGCCGGCTCCCGAAGAAACGCCTGCAGTAGCAGAAGTTCAGTTACTATCGTCCGGCAGCGATGAGTCAGACTCGGAGTCCAGTGGTGACTCTGGCTCGGGCAGTTCTGGCTCAAGTGACAGCGAGGCGGATGAGAATGAGGAGAAAAGACAGAAATCTGCCGAAGCGGCGCAAAAACTCGATCCAACCCATGACGATGCGGATATTGTTGAAATCCACGATTCCGGTGACGAGAAACTGTTGATGGATGACAAACCGTCCGAGCCCGAGAACCCGGAGGAAAAATCATGGAACTCCCGCTGGCTCAAGAGTAATCGAGTAGCCAAGGTAATGGCTGCCTCACGGCTTGGTAACAAGGTAAGggaaaaattgaagaaaaagaaacagatcCAGCaagcggagcagcagcaacagcagcaacagcaaccacagccaGACACTGAAGGCACTGATTCTACGAAACAGAACCCAGCAACGGAAAGCCAGCAAGGGGAATCAGCGGTTGCCGAGCAACCCTCCAACGTGGAAGTCGGTTCAGTTGAGCACTACCGAGAGCTGGTAGCGCAACAGGAAACCAAGGATTAA